TCTTTCCGAGTTGCTGGATCGTAGCGGGTCTGTTGGGCGTGGCTCAGTGAAATTGTACTGCGATCATGGGCTGATATGTCAGATCTCTGAGGCGTTCTTCCAGGGACCGAGGAGGAAGGTGCCGTTGCCCTGGGGGTCGCGTTCGTATCCAACCACGGCCAACCCGCGCTGAAAGGCCGATTCGAGGGCCGTTCGGTTGTTGCTCTGCAGGTTTCTGGCGAGGCTTCGTTGCTGAGCGTCCCGCTTCCATTGGTAGATGGTGTGGGGGACCGTGATGCGTTCGAGGATCTGTTGCGGCTGCGGCTCGCCTCGCAGCAAATCAACGACGTGGCGGGAGCGCAGCCACCACTCCGCGTAGAGCCTGTCGGTGGGCAGGCCACCCTGCAGCGGGGAGGAGGAGGGCCCGTAGAAGTCTGCCTGATAGCGCCGAACGATCGCGCCGAGCCGGTTGATGTTGAGATGCGAGTTCCTGATCTCGAGGGGATCGAAGGTCCACTCCATCAGATCGATGCCGCGAGCGATGGCGTCGTCGCGCTGGGCGAGCTTGAGGCGGCGACCGATGCCGGCGTTGCGGTACTGGGGGAGGACGGCGAGCATGTGGGAGTGGAGATAAGACTTGCCGTCGCGGTAGCCGGGCAGGGACATGGCGAATCCGACGAGGGTCTCGCCGTCGAAGGCTCCCAACACCTGGCCTCCGATGCGCTGGGCGACGACGAAGACACGGCGAGGGATGACGTCGCCGTCGCTGTAGCCCCAGACTTCAAGCTGGAGGACGACGCAGCGCTCAAAGTGTTCGAGGCTGTTGAGGGATTGAATGGAGATGGCTGTGTGAGGGCTGGCGTTCATGACCTTGTCGGCTCGGTGGCGGCGTTCTTCGCCTGGTTCCATAGTATTTCGAGCTGGTCGGGGCTGGAGGCGGCCAGAGCGGCGCTGTCGCCCGCGGCAGACTCCATTGCGGCGAAGCGACGGCGAAACTTCGCGTTCGTAACACGTAGCGCGGATTCGGGGTCGACCTTGAGGTGTCGGGCGAGGTTGACGGCCGTGAAGAGAATGTCGCCTAGCTCCGCTTCGATCGCGGTCGTGGAGCTGGCGGTCGAGGAGGGATTCAGTTCGGACTTGAGTTCGCCGATCTCCTCGTGCAGCTTGTCGAAGAGTCCGTCTGCATTGGGCCAGTCAAATCCTACTTTTGCTGCGCGGGAGCCTAGTTTGCCCGCTTCCATCAGGGCGGGCATCGAGCGAGGGATCTCGTCGAGCATGGATGTTTGCGAAGTTTGCGCTGATGCGGATGCTTTCTTTTCGGTCTGTTTGATCTGCTCCCAGTTGCGCAGAACGGCGTTAGAATCAGTGGCCTCAACGTCGCCGAAGATGTGGGGATGACGGCGAATCAGCTTGGCGTTCAGATTTTCCGCTACATCCTGGATGGTGAAGTAGCCGGCCTCGGAGGCCATCTGGGCGTAGAAGAGCACCTGGAGGAGGAGATCTCCGAGTTCGTCCTTTAAATCGGGCCAGGCGCGGCGCTCGATCGCATCGAAGACCTCGTAGGTTTCCTCGAGGGTGTGACGCTTGATGGAGTCGAAGGTCTGCTCGCGGTCCCAGGGGCAGCCACTCGGAGCGCGCAGGCGGGCCATGATCGCTACGGCCTCAGCAATCGGGTCCGTGGCAGAGGCGACCTCTTGCGGGAGATTCTCGGGGATAGGCTCAGGCATATCTTCTATCTTCAACTTTACCCGATGACTTCTATCTATGACTTGGTTGATGACATGGGCTTCCGGACTCGAAGTAAATGCATTATCCTTTGCAGGATATGGTGCCAGAGACAGAAGCGAACGCGAAACCAAGAACCCGCAGGAGCCGCTGGGTGCTCCTGCTTTTACTACCTTATCTTGGGCTGTGTTTCCCCTTAGTGTATGCGCGTTCCACGCCTGAGCTCTGGGGATTTCCGTTCTTCTACTGGTATCAATTCGTCTGGGTCATGTTGGCATCCGGGCTGTTGGCGATCGTCTATCGCAAACTCAAGACATAGGCGTTCTGCACCAAATCACCTCGAGGCATTTCCAAGCAGGCATGGCAAAAACGAACGCGCCGACAATAACATCGGCGCGCGTTAGGCTGGTTCTATTGCGTTGACTTCGAGCGGAGCTGATTACATCTGGCCGTTCGGTTTGGTGGAGGCAGCCGTGCTCGGCTGGTCGCTGTTCATGTTTGTCATCAGCTTGATGTCGACTCGACGATTCTTCGCCCGGCCGGCGGCTGTGCTGTCACTGGCGACCTGCTGATCTTTGCCGATGCCGATCAGGTAGAACTTATGGGGCGGGATGTTGTACTTCGATGCCAGGTAGTTGACGACCGCGTCGGCGCGATGCTGGCTGAGCTGATAGTTATAGGTCGCGTCACCAACTGAGTCCGTTCCACCGGTCACTTCAAGAATGTAACCGCGAGTGTTGGTGAGGTTTGCCGCCAGGTCATCGAGCTGCTTCTTGTCAGACGCAGAGAGAACATACTTGTCGAAGGCGAAGGTGACACTCACGTCGGAGATCTGCTTGTAGTTGTCCAGGTTGGCTACGACGCCGCTGAGGCTGTCGACCCGGTTATAGGCTTCCTTCGCGGACTGGTTAGCCGTATCGGCGGACTGGCCTGCTGCGAGGGCGTGCTGATCAGCGGTGTTCGCCGCAGATTGTGCACCGGCGATTCCGGTCTTGGCCCGCTCGTCCGTATCGACGATATTGCGATGATCGGCAGCAGTCTTGGTATCCAGATCATTGGTCTGCTGGATGATGGGAGCGGTCTGGGAGCGAACGTAGTTTTTCGTCGAGCAGCCGACCGTGAAGGCGAGGGCAAGAGCACTGGCAAATACGGCGGTGCAGGCAGATTTAATCTTCATATCTCTCTCGTTATTGGATCTCATTCTTTCCACTCTCCTGGTAGTAGTGCTGCAACAGACCAAACTACAGCGGTTAATAAGATGCAATCAGGGTGCCAAAAATATGCCTGCAAGTAGGCTATTTCTTTTCAATCAGTTATCGCAATCAGCAGACCCCACCGATGCGAGCGTTTGTTGGGAAGCGGGAACTTTTGATCAGCTGTCGCGTCAAATCTACTGAGCAAAGATATGCACACTGCGGGCTCAGTAAAGCTGCGTCTACACTGAGATGCGGGCTCTGATACCAGGCGATGGATCTTCATCAGAAAATTCGAACTCTCCCCACCCAGCCAGGCTGCTATCTCTATAAAAATGCCGAGGGCGAGGTTATCTACGTCGGTAAGGCGAAGAACCTTCGTGCACGGGTGCGCTCGTATTTTCTGGAGGCGTCGCAGGCTAATGCCAAGACCGGCACCCTGATGCGCGAGGCAGTCGATGTGGAGTACATTACGGTCGCCAATGAGCACGAGGCGCTGGCGTTGGAGAACAACCTCATCAAGCAGAAGAAGCCCCGCTTCAACATTCTGCTGCGCGATGACAAGACCTATCCGTATATCAAGCTGACGATGAACGACCGCTACCCGAAGGTCTTCGTGACACGCAGGTTGCGCAAAGACGGCGGGGCCTACTATGGTCCCTATTTTCCGGGAAATCTGGCCTATCGGCTGGTGGATCTGATCCATCGCAGCTTTCTGATTCCAAGCTGCAAGGTTGACCTGTCGCGATATCATCCGCGGGCTTGCCTGCAGTACTACATCAAACGCTGCCTGGGGCCCTGCCTGGAGGGACTGACCACACCTGACGCTTACCGCGAGACCATACGGGACGTGCAGCTCTTTCTGGAGGGGAGGCCGAACGAGCTTGAGCAGTCGCTGACGAAGCGGATGGAGGCGGCGGCAGGGGCAGAGCAGTTTGAGATGGCTGCGCGGCTGCGAGATCAGATCGTTACCGTCCACCAGATGCAGGATAAACAGCGCATGGCGAGCGCCGACAATGAGGACGCCGACGTCTTTGGCTACCACTTTGAGAACGAGATGCTCGCGGTAAACCTGTTCCACATGCGAAGCGGGAAGATCGTGGACCGGCGCGATTTCTTCTGGGAGGATCTGCCGGAGTCCCTGCTGGATGCGGCGACGGAGACCGTCTCGGAGGTGGATGAGTTGGAGGCATTGCCTCGCATGGAGCCAGACCCTGCAGCGCCGGCGCCTGAGATCGGCGAGGGTATCGCCATCGTGCAACATGCGGCGGTGTCGGAGCTGGGAGGCTCGTTCAGTGCCGGAGTGTTTTTCTCTGCGCTTCTGAAGCAGCTTTATCTCGATCAGAGTTATGTACCGCGATCGATTCTCGTGCCCGTTGAATTTCCTGACCGAATGCTGTTGGCCGAGGCGCTGACGGAGAGAACTGGGAAGCGAATCGAGATTCTTGCGCCGCAACGTGGCGAGAAGCGATCCCTCGTCGATCTTGTCTGTCAGAACGCGAAGCAGTCGTATGATCAGCGGTTCCGCGTGCTGCAGCCTGGGATGAAGGCGATCCAGGAGGCGCTGCAGGATGCGCTCACGCTCGAAGAACTGCCGCGTCGGATCGAGTGCTTCGACATCTCGCACATTCAAGGCGCAGAGACGGTGGCCTCCATGGTGGTGTGGGAGGACGGCGCGATGAAGAAGTCCGACTACCGGAAGTTTCAGGTAAAGACAGTTTCGGGCGTCGACGATTTCGCGAGCATGCGCGAGGTCATTCAGCGTCGCTATAAACGATTGCAGGAAGATAAGAAGCCCTTCCCTTCCCTGATTCTGATCGATGGAGGACTAGGGCAGCTTCACGCGGCGTATTCGGCGCTTGAAGAGATCGGCATTACGCTGCAGCCCCTGGCTTCGATCGCCAAGAAGGAAGAGATCATCTACGTGTATGGGCAGGAGAATGAGCCGGTGGTGCTGGACCGGCGGTCTCCCGTGCTGCACCTGATGCAGAAGATTCGCGACGAGAGCCATCGGTTCGCTGTGACTTATCACCGCAAGCGACGCCAGATGCGCGACCGCGACAGTGAGTTGCTATCGATACCCGGCGTTGGGCCAAGAACTCGTCAACGATTGATCGAACACTTCGGCAGCGTTCGCGGGATCAAGCAGGCTGGCCCTGATGCGTTGACCGCA
The Edaphobacter lichenicola genome window above contains:
- a CDS encoding GNAT family N-acetyltransferase, giving the protein MNASPHTAISIQSLNSLEHFERCVVLQLEVWGYSDGDVIPRRVFVVAQRIGGQVLGAFDGETLVGFAMSLPGYRDGKSYLHSHMLAVLPQYRNAGIGRRLKLAQRDDAIARGIDLMEWTFDPLEIRNSHLNINRLGAIVRRYQADFYGPSSSPLQGGLPTDRLYAEWWLRSRHVVDLLRGEPQPQQILERITVPHTIYQWKRDAQQRSLARNLQSNNRTALESAFQRGLAVVGYERDPQGNGTFLLGPWKNASEI
- the mazG gene encoding nucleoside triphosphate pyrophosphohydrolase, with translation MPEPIPENLPQEVASATDPIAEAVAIMARLRAPSGCPWDREQTFDSIKRHTLEETYEVFDAIERRAWPDLKDELGDLLLQVLFYAQMASEAGYFTIQDVAENLNAKLIRRHPHIFGDVEATDSNAVLRNWEQIKQTEKKASASAQTSQTSMLDEIPRSMPALMEAGKLGSRAAKVGFDWPNADGLFDKLHEEIGELKSELNPSSTASSTTAIEAELGDILFTAVNLARHLKVDPESALRVTNAKFRRRFAAMESAAGDSAALAASSPDQLEILWNQAKNAATEPTRS
- a CDS encoding DUF3311 domain-containing protein; this encodes MVPETEANAKPRTRRSRWVLLLLLPYLGLCFPLVYARSTPELWGFPFFYWYQFVWVMLASGLLAIVYRKLKT
- a CDS encoding OmpA family protein, giving the protein MKIKSACTAVFASALALAFTVGCSTKNYVRSQTAPIIQQTNDLDTKTAADHRNIVDTDERAKTGIAGAQSAANTADQHALAAGQSADTANQSAKEAYNRVDSLSGVVANLDNYKQISDVSVTFAFDKYVLSASDKKQLDDLAANLTNTRGYILEVTGGTDSVGDATYNYQLSQHRADAVVNYLASKYNIPPHKFYLIGIGKDQQVASDSTAAGRAKNRRVDIKLMTNMNSDQPSTAASTKPNGQM
- the uvrC gene encoding excinuclease ABC subunit UvrC; this encodes MDLHQKIRTLPTQPGCYLYKNAEGEVIYVGKAKNLRARVRSYFLEASQANAKTGTLMREAVDVEYITVANEHEALALENNLIKQKKPRFNILLRDDKTYPYIKLTMNDRYPKVFVTRRLRKDGGAYYGPYFPGNLAYRLVDLIHRSFLIPSCKVDLSRYHPRACLQYYIKRCLGPCLEGLTTPDAYRETIRDVQLFLEGRPNELEQSLTKRMEAAAGAEQFEMAARLRDQIVTVHQMQDKQRMASADNEDADVFGYHFENEMLAVNLFHMRSGKIVDRRDFFWEDLPESLLDAATETVSEVDELEALPRMEPDPAAPAPEIGEGIAIVQHAAVSELGGSFSAGVFFSALLKQLYLDQSYVPRSILVPVEFPDRMLLAEALTERTGKRIEILAPQRGEKRSLVDLVCQNAKQSYDQRFRVLQPGMKAIQEALQDALTLEELPRRIECFDISHIQGAETVASMVVWEDGAMKKSDYRKFQVKTVSGVDDFASMREVIQRRYKRLQEDKKPFPSLILIDGGLGQLHAAYSALEEIGITLQPLASIAKKEEIIYVYGQENEPVVLDRRSPVLHLMQKIRDESHRFAVTYHRKRRQMRDRDSELLSIPGVGPRTRQRLIEHFGSVRGIKQAGPDALTAVVNAATAERIRSYFAAEASGNAVLPVLNEAS